In Malania oleifera isolate guangnan ecotype guangnan chromosome 8, ASM2987363v1, whole genome shotgun sequence, a single window of DNA contains:
- the LOC131162885 gene encoding secreted RxLR effector protein 161-like: MYTVTCTRPDVAYAVRVTSRYQSNLSEEHWKVVKSILKYLRRTKDQFLIYGDIELKLEGYTHASFSSDQDDSKSITSYVYTLNGGAMSWKCSKQATVADSVTEAKYIATSEAAKEAVWMKKFITKLGVVPSLEGPVPLLCDNTGAIAQAKEPRSHKKSKHIL, from the coding sequence ATGTATACCGTAACTTGTACACGACCTGATGTGGCTTATGCAGTTAGAGTGACTAGTCGATATCAATCGAATCTTAGTGAGGAACATTGGAAAGTAGTCAAGTCCATTCTTAAGTACTTGAGAAGAACTAAAGACCAATTCCTCATCTATGGAGATATTGAGTTGAAACTTGAAGGTTATACCCATGCAAGTTTTTCTTCAGACCAAGATGATAGCAAATCTATTACTAGTTATGTGTACACTTTAAATGGTGGTGCAATGAGTTGGAAATGTTCCAAACAAGCTACTGTAGCTGACTCAGTGACTGAAGCAAAATATATAGCAACAAGTGAGGCTGCTAAGGAGGCAGTTTGGATGAAAAAGTTCATTACTAAACTTGGTGTGGTTCCTTCATTAGAGGGTCCAGTTCCATTGTTATGTGACAATACTGGAGCTATTGCTCAAGCAAAAGAGCCAAGATCACATAAAAAATCCAAACATATTTTGTGA